The following are encoded in a window of Panicum virgatum strain AP13 chromosome 5N, P.virgatum_v5, whole genome shotgun sequence genomic DNA:
- the LOC120676780 gene encoding serine/threonine-protein kinase-like protein At5g23170, producing MKEFSYEEVEAATGGFAAKNLVGKGSHGSVYKARLRGDGSRTAVVAVKRPSHAQGEAKLANEIAVLSAAPRHPGVVAFVGVVVRPAPAAVDEGVKRAAAAPPPPLLVMEYVPNGSLHDLLHRAPRPPPWPRRVEIALDVARAVQALHAAAPRVIIHRDVKSANVLLGRDGRARLSDFSLAVRVAVTALSKEGGDAGDDEGSAGPAPAGTIGYLDPCYTEPERLGPESDVFSFGVVLLELVSGRKVMDVNACPSSIVAWAAPLIAAGRAREVLDARVAAPPTARVEGAVARVLALAARCVSESVERRPAMAEVVSELHGALESAGWHRRRRGGVVQRACRRVASWGQRVRWSKRVRATKVECTEHSDSGVALDREGSPCALPSHPNNDTSGGALK from the coding sequence ATGAAGGAGTTCTCGTacgaggaggtggaggcggccacgGGCGGATTCGCGGCCAAGAACCTCGTGGGGAAGGGCAGCCACGGCAGCGTCTACAAGGCCAGGCTGCGGGGAGACGGCAGCAGGACGGCCGTCGTCGCCGTTAAGCGGCCGTCCCACGCGCAGGGGGAGGCGAAGCTCGCAAACGAGATCGCCGTGCTCTCCGCAGCGCCGCGCCACCCGGGCGTCGTCGCCTTCGTCGGGGTCGTGgtccggccggcgccggcggccgtggaTGAGGGGGtgaagagggcggcggcggcgcctccgccgccgctgctcgtcaTGGAGTACGTGCCCAACGGGTCGCTGCACGACCTGCTGCACCgggcgccgaggccgccgccgtggccgcggcgcgTGGAGATCGCGCTGGACGTGGCGCGCGCCGTGCAGGCGCTgcacgccgcggcgccgcgcgtCATCATCCACCGGGACGTCAAGTCCGCCAACGTCCTGCTCGGCCGCGACGGCCGCGCCCGGCTCTCGGACTTCAGCCTCGCCGTTAGGGTCGCCGTTACCGCTCTCAGTAAGGagggcggcgacgccggcgacgacgaaggctcggcggggccggcgccggcgggcacgATCGGGTACCTGGACCCGTGCTACACGGAGCCGGAGCGGCTGGGCCCGGAGAGCGACGTGTTCAGCTTCGGCGTGGTGCTCCTGGAGCTCGTGAGCGGGCGCAAGGTGATGGACGTGAACGCGTGCCCGTCGTCCATCGTCGCCTGGGCCGCGCCGCTGATCGCCGCGGGGCGGGCGCGGGAGGTGCTCGACGCCAGggtggccgcgccgcccaccgcgcGGGTCGAGGGCGCCGTCGCCCGCGTCCTGGCCCTGGCGGCGCGGTGCGTGTCGGAGAgcgtggagcggcggccggccatggccgagGTGGTGTCCGAGCTGCACGGCGCCCTCGAGAGCGCCGggtggcaccgccgccgccggggcggcgTGGTCCAGCGGGCGTGCAGGCGCGTCGCGTCCTGGGGGCAGCGCGTGAGGTGGAGCAAGAGGGTGAGGGCGACCAAGGTCGAGTGCACCGAGCACTCCGACAGCGGCGTCGCGCTCGATCGCGAGGGCTCGCCGTGCGCTCTGCCATCGCATCCAAACAACGacacgagcggcggcgcgctcaaATGA